CAATCTAGAACAAACACAGGCTGCCACTACTAATCTCTGTTGATAAATAAACCCAAAGCAGATTACAATACCGTCTTAAAGGAGTAACAGAAATCTCATATTTCTCTTCATCACATTGTCTAAACTGCAATACCCATTCAATAATTCAGAGAATGATCAGTTCCAACTCAAAGATGCCTTATTTAACAAACCTCTATGGATCTGCATCCATATTCAATCAGTGTCTTTTTCCATGTTATAAAAGAAACTGGACAGAGTCAAATTTATTTGATATTGCAGTCAAGCTAGATGAAGAATACCATCCACTTTTGCTTATCACACCTCACAAAATGTACTCCTAATTCAGATCTGTCAATGTAACTGTATGCCTGCATAATCTGTCTGCTATAAATCTCTCAAAAATTAATCAGAAAGCAAAACCAGGTTCAAGCTATCAAAACCAGAATACAACAGCAGTGGGGCAAAActacctgcccccagcccactggtcacacttcttttgatgaagcACAGAATATTGTTGaacttctgggctgcaagcacgtGCTGATAGCTCATGTCCCAGTCTTCATCCATGACCATCCCCAAGCTCTTCTCCATAAGGCTgttctcaatcccttcatctcccagcctgtattgacagGAAGGACTGCCCTGATCCAGGTACAGACCTTGCACctggctttgttgaacctctTTAGGTTCACAGTCATGACTGGATACTGTCACTAAATGCCAAGTGGGCTTCAAAGCTTGCCCCAAATGAGAATCTTCCTTCTCATTACTGGTATATTGGCTCTCCTTCACACTTCAGCTGTGTAGTGTTCTGGTGACATTTGGGAAAGATAATGAAGAAGCAACAAACATTTCTATCCTTATGAAGTTTAAGTGCATAGTGTTCTTCTATTTCATCTCATTGTGAGTAACATCAATTGTATGAGACATGAATCAACACAAAAACAtccagcagcaaagccaagaACCGACTTCAGTAGACGCTCTTCTGCTTGAGGTCAGCAAGGAACAACTCAACTAGGATGGCTTCATTCTCTAAACCCCTTCCATCCAtcgttttcttttatttcttattaGTAAGAGCCAGTAGGTGCTAGTGGTCCTAACAGAGTAAGCAAAAGGCACAATGAATGATGGAAAAACACTCCATGCTTGCCAGCTGTTACTCGTGTGTAGTTTTCAACAGTCTAAGGTATGAAGGGTGAAACTGAAAAGCTTggcaccagcacagcacagctgaagttAGAATACGAGTAAAAGCAACTGACTCCTGCCCTGTCCCGGCCTTGGCTTCTACACGGGAGAGTGTCACTCCCCTCAGCGGGGAGGGACATGCACAGAGGGACTCTGGCTACGGACTGGGAAACTCAGGAGGATGAAACCCTTGGGGGCGCCAGGCGACCCCGGTCCCGGGACGGACACTATCGTTCGGCCACGACACCGCCCCACAGACGGGGCCAGCCCCGCCGACAGCTCCACGCGGCCGCGGCCTCTCCGCCCGTCCCTTCGCCAGCAGTGGCCCCAGCCCCTCCGCTCACCAGCCCGTCGATCTGCACTTGCTTGACGGCTGAGTCGCCTGTGGCGGcggccttgcctttgcctttcgaGGCGCCAAAGCCGCTGCCGGCAGCTCCGGAGCCTTCCTTGCGCGACGCCATCTTTCCCCTTGCACCGGCcggaaagagaaaaatgaaacagcGGAAGCGACGGCGAAGCCGCGGCGGCGCACGGCGAAGCGGCTCCGGAAACCCGCGCGGACTCCCGACGGGAGGCGCAAGTGCAGTGCCTCCGCGGGGTGCCGTGCGCGAGTGCCGTGGCGGGATTCCTGCGCGGCCTCCGTGcggggcagcaggctgagggcagctctgctcgGGGCTGGGGGGACATGTACATCTAATAAACCAGCTTGAAGGAAAAACTTTGGATTTTAAGCTTTACAAAGCAAGACTCTTGTGGAGCTAAATGTCTGTCTTTAGGATGAGGGAGTCCTCAGTGCCCTGAAGGGATGCAAAATTTTAACGTTTGATACAAACCAACCCCTCAATTATTAATCTTGGTGTCCAGGAAAGGGTTTATTTAAGTGTGGTATTAAAGACTGGTCTTgctttgttgctttttgttgtggggtttgggtgtgtttttttttaaatactctaAACCCTACACATTCTCCTGAAAGATGGAGTGGGCTGTGAAAGGCAGAGGGACCCAACACTACAAAGCTCCCCAGACACTGCCACACATACGGCCTCATAAAAATTCAACATTAACAATGTATCTGATGCCAATTTCAAACTGGGAGATGGGAGCATACTTGCCAACATCAATACAAAGATGTATCTGCTGTGCAGACACAGCATTTACCTGTTCCTACAAAGTGTCACAAAAATaggccctgccagctgcctgccttgggACTAGAAGAAGTTCAAGCAATTAATCTAGTGTAATAATCATCCCCCACACGGCAAGCCTATCACTGACCAGATCTGCACTAATAAGAGACCTAGATACCTACTTGAGATCACCTTGTGATAGATGTCTGAAGTTATGTGTGATGAATCCCATTTTAGATTtccctttgggaaaaaaaaatctgttaaatGAAGTTCAAGGGTGAAGTTTAGAATTGCAGCATCACTGAGGTCAAATGTGTCTTGTGCCCCAAAGAGACTGAAGCATTCATGTGCAGCAGGATTAGAGCACTGTGCTAAAAAATAGTTTTGTAGAGAGGCTGATGCAATAATGACCCAGAGTTTCAAGGCAGCATGCTGTGGCAAATGAGCTCAACCATTATGTAGATGTTGCAAATTTGAGTCCTACCCTTAGCAGGTAGGACTGAATGCTACATTCCCACTGACAGTGCCTTTTGAAGTTATTTTTAGAGAACAAAGTTGGTTGATTCAGTACTAAATTCATTTTGCTGTTACACACACATGCGTATCCAGTTTAAATTTACAAATATTATCAAACAGCTTTAAAGAAAACTGTGATTAGAAAACAGTATTATGGTGGCtttcaagcttcagtccatggACTGATAGAGATCTGAGGGCTACTTTAATGATGctggtgaaaggaaaaaaacatctggaaaagaatgaaaacaaggGATATGACAAGTTTGATACATTATTCTTCCCTATCAATTTTGGAACAGAAACTCAATGTAatttaaaaaggggggaaaagcaaaaccaaaccaaaccaaaaaacccaaacaagaccAGAACCCGCCCAAACCAACAAGTAGCTACAGCACAGAACAACAGCATGTTCAAAGACATTGCTGTGGGCACACAAAATACCTCCAGTCGAGGGACTGGCATAGGACTTAAGTTACTTAGTGCACTGCCAGAATAATTCAGTCAATTTGGTTAATTATGATTACAAGAAAAATGAAGCACAAATATCAACTTCCTACTTTACAGGACTCATCAGATCACTGGAGGGAAGAGACTAGTGCAAATACTGAATAGGAGGCCATAAAAAGGATTTCAGACTGATAAATTTTAGCAACATTGCCCAAGCTAATCAGGGAAACCACAAAACAGAAGACTTCCCTCACAAAGTATTTTATAAAATTCAAGTAGTGCACAAACTTCATTAATAATTTGTGAACGATACTCTAAATCAAAACACAGCTGGAACTAAACAAAACTGTTTTATTCTCCAGTCCTGCGTAAGTAAAACCTTTCAATAATTCAGGTGTGATTTCTCTCTACAACGCTGCTGCACTATATCAGTGCTATGAGCAGAACTAGTGTTGCTAATGGAAATTATCTGATTCAAAGATGTAATCCCTTCCAAACTATCAGACTAAGGGCTAAAACAACTTGAATTATGTTTGTGTATGCTGCAGGCTAAGACCCTGCACATGAATAGTTACCAGAGACAGGCTAACCTGCAATGACTTGTTACCACTTCTAAATGGGGTCATGTCTGAATTCTGTTTTCCCTTCCTACCCTCTCAGCAATTCCAAATATTTCTAAACATAATGAACAACTTAATTTCATTATCACAAAGTATAGAGGAATAGGGAAGAATCACTTAGAATGTACATACAGTAGTCTGTACTTGCACTGAGACACACCACCACCTCAAATACAAAGTTGTGCTAATAACTACAATTGCTTAAACCAACATTAATTATCTACAAAAAGGAATTGTTTCCAGAAAAACAATCTCCAAAACCTGGTGGCAACGGATTCTCCTGACAGAGATGTAAAATTGCCTTGTAATAACCTGCACCCTTACAGAAGTCTGAAGTTCAGAAAAGCTCGTTTTTCTTGGAGGTGAGGTATTCAAGCTTAAACTTGCAGATGTCAATGAACAGGGGCTCATGGCACATTTCCATATGAACATAACACTGACCTTTTTCAATGTGCCAttaatacagaatcatagaactgttagggtacGAAGGGAccaattccaaccccactgccatgggcaggggcacctcacactagatcaggttgcccagaaccacatccagcctggtcttaaaaacctccagggatgaggcttctgccacctccctgggcaacctgttccagtgcctcaacaccctcatggggaagaacttcttcctaacattcaatctgaatctacccatttctagttttgttccatcccccctagtcctatcacatcctgacaccctaaaaagtctctcaccagctttcttgtgggccccattaagatactagaaggccacaattaggtattctcagggccttctcttctccagactgaacagccccaactctttcagtctgtcctcataggagaggcgctccagccctctaatcatcctcatgacccttctctggacatgttccagcacatccagatctttcctgtaacaggggctccagaactggacacagtgctccaggtggggtctcaccagagcagagcagagagggagaatcacctccctcgacctgctggctatgcttctctcgATGCAAATGTAATATACCTACTCTGCCTTAGCAGGCAGGTGCATTGCTTAAAAAAAGATTTGTCTAACATCTATTCTGTGTAAAGTAAGGCTTGTATTTGAGTGAAGTGTACTGAATATAAGCTTGCATTTAATCCATTACTTAAGTTCAAGTAAAAAGCTTATTCTACATAATTCTACACATGGCATGGtctttttgctgcttttgaagTCCCTTTCTTATTCTCAGAATGCTTCTCACATATCACTCTCGGAGTGAAAATCCTTAGAACAAGCATCTGTTCTGGGTGGACCATGGCCAACAGACAAACACCCACCCAGCCTCTCACTCACTCCCCTCTCCCACAGGATGGGGTGAAAAcaggaggaaggcaaaaagacTTGTGTATCACATTTCAGAAGTGATGGGACAGACAAGATCTATTAAATGCtcattctcttctctcttttattaaaaaaataaaataaaataaaaaacagtGTTTGGGAGAAGATATATCAGGAACTCTCAGGTCTCTCCAATAGATGCAGTTTCTCCAAGTACATGTTATTACTCTTCCATTAACTACAGTTATACTCAGTAGCGCTGCATGCCATGCACAGGTAATTCCAAATACCAACTACAGCTTCAGGAAACAGCACTGTGTATAAATCTTGTGTAATACAAGGGGTTCAGCCATCTGTGTTCTGCTGATGACAGCATTTTAAGcgtaaaggaaaagaaatatccACTGGCATATCAGCTCCTTGTTAAAAAAGTTCTCACTGATAAATACAGTAGCACTCTACACCTACTTCGTTCAGATATTACTGATCGCATCACCAGATGCAAATTATTTAAGTCAGGCCTTTTCTATGCTTGTCTACAGCATCTACAGGATTCTGTTTCACTGATTAAGAACAACCTTTAGTGCCAGATATTCCAGTGCTTAATATGAcctcacacagaggagctcagtgtGAAAATGTAGTAGCAGGCTACATAACTACATGGACATTTTATGCCAACAAATGTTTAAGTACTATTACTTACCATGAGACTGATTGTGACTTTAGAAGTTATTGGTACTAATACTGAAGTTGATTCcacttttgtttttccctaaTTTTCTTGAAGAGAATCAAAGTGAAGAAATTGGTGATATTGGATTTTTTATTTGAAATAGGAAATGGAAAGTAATAAGGTGCAAAAGTGATAGAAAAACAGTAAAGGtgggaactgcagcagcacagaaaccccCAGGGACAAACATGAAATGCAATAAAGGAACTACAGGACCAGAATGTGAGCTTTGAAAATtcaatttcttttctgtaagAATGGAGGTTTCAGATGCCAACATGGTTTCAGCCATGCTCTTAGACAGGCAACCTTTTAGCATTTGCTTGATTAAATGTAAAAGCACCAGTACAGTAATACCTGGATAAAGATAAGTGAATTAAATATTGTGTCCATCTATGTCCAAGATACTCATGAGCGCACACACAACTGTCCCCTAAGACAGCTGGAAAGATGGATTTAATAACAGAATACTGCCAACAGCACAATCAGACCCCATGGAAAATAACcacctgggtttttttccacccttCTTGTCCTTTTAAAGCAGCTTCCCACTTAAACGTTTTACTTTCTAGATCAGCAATTAAATGAGCTGTTTTTCCGTTTTCTCTTTAACACTAGCTAACCTCCTTGGAAGCAGATGTTGCCCATGTCTGTCTGCAAGCAGGAAGACCAGTATGACAGCTGGGTATTTGCTTACATGACCCTAGAGTAGTCTGACTGATTACAGCTAACTGGCAGGTACCTGCAGGTGTTTTTTTGCTTGCAGTACAGTTGTCTCTGGCAGAGAGATGCCTTCTGTTATACCTGCATAGCAGGACAGCTGTCTCTAAAtgctgttttggtggtggtagcACATCCCTTTGCCTGCCTAAAATACAGACATTCATTTCAGTTTCCTAACTGCTGTGTCTGGTGTGCTCCTGTTTTcaagctggacagggagggattTGGGCAACATAGGTTTCTGAAAGCTATTTCCCCAGACTGCAGTGAAATTGATTTGGGGGGAAGTACTACTAAAATGTTTATTATATGCTTTTCAATTTTGAGCACAGACCTTATGCTGATGCTTAATACAGGCAAAGAACGTAAACAGAGGTTGAAGGAAAGTATGCCAATACAGTCTCTCGGACAGTAATTCTAATTAAACCATTCTAGcgcattaggaaaaaaagatgaaatcGCATCCATTTGTGATCTTAGCGAAGGGCAGGCGCTAGCGCAGCATCAGAGAACGCAGAGTAATGAATTCGTCTGCAGGTGATCGGTGTGTCGCGCCGCggacccagcagctcccccgaGCCGCCCTTCACGGCAGCCTGGCCGCCTAGGCACAAAGGAGCCAGGCGCGGGCCGTGTCTGCCACTTTCCGCGGCGAGATGGCAATCGCAGGCCTCGCCAAGCCACAGAGACTACCCTCACAAGCAGGACGCTCATCCCGGCTTCATCTTTCCCAGaccccagcaccaggcagggcaGTAGAAAGCCCAACCCGGCCCCGCCCCACTCGGCAGCAGGGCCCAGCGCAGCTTCCGGGCGGGCAGCGGCACCATGAAGCTGCGGCGGCAGAAGCATGCCAAGAAGAACATGGGCTTCTACAAGCACAACTTCCACTTCAGCGAGCCCTTCCAGATCTTGCTGGATGGCACCTTCTGCCAGGCCGCGCTCCGCAACAAGATCCAGATCCGGGAGCAGTTGCCCGGCTACCTCGGCGGCTCCACGCAGCTCTGCACCACCCGGTAAGGCTCTGCCGCATGGAGCAAACGCGGGGCGGGCAGCAGCCGCGCCGCGCATGCCCGGGAGCCCCGGAACGGGGAGAGCAGCGCATGCGGGAGAGTTGCTGTCATGGCCGTGGGGCCTCGGGGTGGGCGTTGAGGGACTCTAGGCTGGCGTGGTTATGTGGCGAGGGCGGTAGCGTAGTgaggaagcagccctgtgggccACAGTTAGCgtgcaggagagcaggagcttCTTTCAGGACCAGCCGCATTGCCGATGTTGGCAGAAACTGTTGAGGCATTGATGAGGTGGGGCGACAAGTAATCCCCATGTGTGAGGGATGACTGGATGGGCTTTGTCCCACTCACAGCGTCTTCTTGGCAGAGTGAGAACAGAGGCAAATCTCTTGGACAGGGAAGGAATTGCTGGTGGTCTGGAGTTTCAGCCTGCCGATACAGggttcatagaaccatagaattttTACTGTTGGAAGgcgcctcaaggatcatgtagttccaacccccctgccgtgggcagggacacctcacactagatcaggttgctcagagccacatccagcctggccttaaaaacctccaggaatcaggcttctaccacctcccttccagtatctcaccaccctcatgctgaagaactccttcctaacatccaatctgaatctacccatttctatttttgttccattcccccaattctatgattctaagacagcTGGAAAGATGGATTTAATGACAGAATACTGTCAACAGCACAAGCACATCCCATGGAAAAGAATcacctgtttttttttcacacttaGGGTTCTTCCCACAGTAGCTATTTTTAAGGGAGAACAGCGTGTGCTAGACAAAACTCTGGATTGTGCATGCAGAATTTAAGTTGCCTTGAAGTTGCCTTTGTTTTTACTTGACTTTGTATATTGTCTGTGATAAAATCTTCCTGACTTGGGTTTCTGCAAAGACAGAATAACCAGCTGTCCATCTTGGAGGCAAGTACTGAAGATATCAGGAGAATGTATACCCCAGCCTGCAAAAATTACACATTGAGCCATCTTTCAAAGCATACAAAACTGGCCCATGCCTCTAGATAGCAGAAAGGACCAAGTGATGATGACCTTAGCTGTGAAAGGTTTGCAAATCACTTTAATCCAAAGTGTATTGCAGTCATGTCTAAATGTCACTTCCTGCTTCCTTCTTTCAGCAATCCCTGTTGGTCTTTTTGACCTGTTCTCACTTAGGCTAGCTTAAAGGACTTGTTTTCCCTGCTGACAGAATGTTAAGTTGGTGAGGCAGAAACTCAGTGACATGACCACTGTCatgtggctgagagagctggggttgcttagcctggagaagaggaggctcgggagaccttattcctgtctacaaccacctgaaaggaggctgtagacaggtgggatttggtctcttctcccaggcacccagcaacagaacaagagaacacagtctcaggctgtgccaggggaagtttaggctcaaggtgaggagaaagttcttcacagagagagtgatttgccattggaatgtgctgcccagggaggtggtagagtctctgTCTGTGGACATGTTCAAAAGAGGATGGGACGTGGCacatgaagccatggtttagttagtcatgaggtggttggtgataggttggacttgatgatctctgaggtcttttccaaccttactgattctatgactctatgaccagAACTTCCCTGAGGAAATGAGCTAGCTTGCTGTTAGAGTCTTTGCAAAGATTGTTCTCAAAGGCTAAACATTcttctctggaaagaaaaatagttGATGCCGTATCCTTGAAGCCATGTTTCAAGGCCATATATTCCTACCACTGCCCACATTTAATTGTAAGACCCAGTGGCTGGAGTAACTTAAATTTCATCTCCTGTTCACTTCTGAGTATCCAAGCTAGCATCCACACAGACACTTCTGCATGGATGCTTTCTGGTGTGAGCATCTGCTCCGAGTGCTGCTAACAGGAAGATTTTAGGTTTGCAATTTCTTGTCTAGTTGGAATGTTGTGTAACCATAAACTTAGAGATTTTTAATCGCATGAAATACAGAATCAAGGAAATCTTGCTGACATCCTCAGATAGGCTACTGCCTTCAGATTGCCAGGTACTGTTTACAAATCACAGAACCCGAACAACTGGCCATTGCTCATTCCTAACTGACTCATGTCAACCTTTTGCCGTTGTAAAAAAAAGTGTAGTAGTTTTCTCATTTAGAAATCACTGTTGCTTTTGGGTTTTAGGTGTGTTATTAAAGAACTGGAATCATTGGGGAAAGCACTGTATGGAGCAAAATTAATTGCCCAAAGATCTGAAGTTCGAAACTGTTCTCACCACAAGGATCCTGTGAGTGGTTCAGCCTGTTTACTTTCCATGATTGAAGATGGCAATCCTCATCACTTCTTTATTGCTACACAGGTAAATGCTCATGGGAAATGTAACTCCATTTCACTTGAAGTGATCCTTGATACATAAGGATAAGGAAACCTACGGGAGCCTGGATAATGAGCTTTTTAAGTAGCTCATGGGAATTAATCTTGTAAAGCCTTACTCACTCTTTAAATGTGTTTGTTAATTCTGAAGTAGGGAATCTTCTGTCTCACTTGAACAactagatttttttctttaccctAAAAGGTAAGAGGGTATAGGAGAAAGTGTAGAAAAACGTACTGACCACATCCTGAGACATGAAAAAACAACTGATGAGTGTTCATTTACATACTGCTTGTGTGTGCATCTCCTGCCCTGAACCATCTTGCACCGTAGTCTGAAAAGTGGAATTAAGTGCTAAATGAGCATATAACTTCAGTGTTAAGACATTTTGAAAGTTTTAACTAAATAAAGGTAGAACCTGTGGACAAAGAAGAAAGGCAGGGATTATTTTCTTAGCTCTCTTATTCAGACCATGTGTATAAATTATATAGAATATATATACAATGGTGTACAGTTGAATTCTGTACACTTACCTAAGAGGCAAGTAGTTTAAAGTGGCTTGTAGAAGAAATCCTGTTGCTTCTTGTGAAGTGGTGGTCTGCATACCAATGAACTGGgactttttccttaaaaaatgCATTTCTCTTTATACAtgcagttaaaaagaaaatgctaaCAGCTTTTCCACCACAAGTACACCTAatcagaaggagagaaattGAAATTGAAATTGCTCTGAAAGGCAGCGACATGTATATTTACTAGATTAAGTTTAGTTTCTTTTTCATAATGTAATTTATCTTCATAGTTTTGTATTAAAAGTTATGTGCATTTGAATTGCAAATACCATTTAATCCCAAAATATTGACTCAAGTATTTAATTTTACAGGACCAGGAATTAGCAAACAGAGTGAAAAAGAAGGCCGGCGTTCCTCTCCTCTTTATTATTCAGAACACTATGGTGCTAGATAAACCTTCTCCTAAATCTTTGGCATTTGTTCAAAAGTTGCAGACAGATCAGCTTGTTCCAGAGTACCAGAAACAAAGTATTGTGCAgctcaaagaaaaagaaggactAGCTAAACAAGAAGgtgcaaagagaagaaaacgGAAAAGGGCAGGTGGCCCCAATCCTCTCAGCtgtctgaagaagaaaaagaaaacacaggagGGTCAGGAGCCTTctgctgagaaaaagaaaagaaggaaaagaaaacgaAATAGGGTTAAAGCAGAAGGCGTGCAGTCAGTGCAGAAGAATGGAGAAGAATAAAACCCATCATTATAAACAATGAAGGATTTGAACATTATTTGAACTTTGCAAAAAGAAAGATTGCTATGCAATGAAGTTGATAGTATCAATTATCTTACTATGAGGCATTACTGCTTATTAACTGCATCTCAATGTTTGCAGGTTATTTTCCTAGTAATTTATTCTGTTGTTTAGTAATTGGGATTGTGACAAAATATTTAGGAACCCTCGTGTTTCATTATTCTCTCCAGCATCTTGATTCCTTCCAGAGAGTTCACATTATCAGCAGCAATCTTTTCTAAATACTTCTTGGGGTTCATATGGGTTTGGGTGGGATACTAGAcctctttcttctgctgttcTTCCTAAAACTAGTCTTGACAGTTGTACTATTAAAGAATATGGAACTAACTTAAAAGCGCATAGTGTCTTATTTACCTGTATTGTTTGAATACAAAAGTTAACTCTTGTGAAGTGTCCTCAGCAAGTgccttccagcctaaatgactCTAAACTCTGTGTAAAACTCACATGTCTGTGTTCATGATGTGTATTTAAGAAAATCTTGGAGGGTGTGTGATTGTGTTGATACTCCTGACATCATAATGGCATCTTAGTGTGTCTAGTTTATCTTTAGTTTATTCTTCATTTATTAAATAGGATGAAAGCAACTTGAAAGTGCTGACTGAATTCCCTGGCTAACATCATCATTAGAGGGTAGCACAGCTGTGGAGTAGTCCTGAAATACAATCAGCTCTTACCAGACTTCAAACTTTTCTCAGTACATTTCTGCTTAACTGAGACGTAATTCTTCAAAGGAAAGATTTCTGTTTCTTCACCTACATGACTTAAAGCCATGTTTTTTAAACAGTCTTTCACCCTACATATTTTATGTTTGCAGAGTAGTTCTTACATATGCATTATGTGCACAGGTTCTCAAATATCTGGAGTAGATACATGACTATCATGTATACTCCTTTCTGTTGGCTTTTCAAATTACAAGGACAGCTGTTTCATGGAAACCAGCTGAGTGGTGGGAGCTTGCCAGTCTTAGTGGAAACTGCAGGGTCTTTCCCTAGAATATGCAAAGATTTCCCTCCAGCCACTGCAGGAGAGATGTATCAGggtgctctgtgctggcagcactgcatactgctgcagcagccccagcttgaAGTCATTCCTCACAACACAGCTGATTGGAGTGCTCCATGCTTTATTTATGCCATAAGAGAGACTATATGTGCCTTGGGAACTTCCTGTGAGCAATGGAAGCAGC
This DNA window, taken from Dryobates pubescens isolate bDryPub1 chromosome 14, bDryPub1.pri, whole genome shotgun sequence, encodes the following:
- the UTP23 gene encoding rRNA-processing protein UTP23 homolog, whose product is MKLRRQKHAKKNMGFYKHNFHFSEPFQILLDGTFCQAALRNKIQIREQLPGYLGGSTQLCTTRCVIKELESLGKALYGAKLIAQRSEVRNCSHHKDPVSGSACLLSMIEDGNPHHFFIATQDQELANRVKKKAGVPLLFIIQNTMVLDKPSPKSLAFVQKLQTDQLVPEYQKQSIVQLKEKEGLAKQEGAKRRKRKRAGGPNPLSCLKKKKKTQEGQEPSAEKKKRRKRKRNRVKAEGVQSVQKNGEE